A window of the Thiomicrospira microaerophila genome harbors these coding sequences:
- a CDS encoding RidA family protein, which yields MRQIISTPNAPAAIGTYSQAVRVGDTVYLSGQIALIPETMQLAEGEIANRIHQVFKNLSAVCEAAGGSLQDIAKLNIFLTDMSHFATVNEIMAQYFQQPYPARAAVAVKQLPKDTDVEMDGVMVVSSY from the coding sequence ATGCGTCAAATAATTTCAACCCCTAATGCGCCTGCTGCGATTGGTACTTACTCTCAAGCCGTTCGAGTGGGTGATACGGTTTATTTATCTGGTCAAATTGCACTGATCCCTGAAACCATGCAATTGGCAGAGGGTGAGATTGCCAACCGTATTCATCAAGTGTTTAAAAACCTGAGTGCAGTCTGTGAAGCGGCGGGCGGCAGCTTGCAAGATATAGCTAAACTGAATATTTTCTTAACGGATATGAGCCACTTTGCTACCGTTAATGAAATCATGGCACAGTACTTTCAACAACCCTATCCTGCGCGTGCCGCTGTGGCTGTCAAGCAGCTGCCCAAAGACACCGATGTGGAAATGGACGGCGTAATGGTCGTTTCCAGCTACTAA